In Prosthecochloris sp. GSB1, the following proteins share a genomic window:
- the pgi gene encoding glucose-6-phosphate isomerase produces MTLQKSPAWKALQAHRKEIETFHMRELFAGDGERFRRFSIETDGLLLDYSKNRVDGRTMHLLVELARQAGVEAYRDDMLAGKKVNFTEGRAVLHTALRQPESFRMELDGQRVGCDVREVLAQMKVFCEKVIGGEWKGYSGEPVRDIVNIGIGGSDLGPYMVTEALRPFAHGGVNVHFVSNVDGSHIMETLRGLKAETTMFIIASKTFTTQETLTNAHTARRWFLERAVDESFVARHFAAVSTNAEKVAEFGIDTENMFCFWDWVGGRYSLWSSIGLSIALYLGFDRFTELLAGAHAMDEHFCSAPLEENIPVVLALLGVWYNNFFGASSHAVIPYDQYLHRLPAYLQQLDMESNGKRVDCDGNAVDYATGPVIWGEPGTNSQHAFFQLLHQGPSFIPADFILPLKTQNPAGRHHDILAANCFAQTEALMCGKTAEEAESELRAAGMEGERVAALTPHKVFPGNRPTNTILFPEMDPFNLGRLVAMYEHKVFVQGVIWRINSFDQWGVELGKQLAKTILPELGAGGDTDAHDASTNALVNRFRRHSNSGSGS; encoded by the coding sequence ATGACCTTACAAAAAAGTCCGGCGTGGAAAGCTCTGCAGGCTCACCGCAAGGAGATCGAGACCTTTCACATGAGAGAGCTGTTCGCCGGCGACGGCGAGCGGTTCCGCCGGTTTTCCATAGAAACGGACGGCCTGCTGCTCGACTACTCGAAAAACCGCGTCGACGGCCGCACGATGCATCTGCTTGTCGAACTGGCTCGTCAGGCCGGAGTCGAAGCATACCGGGACGACATGCTTGCCGGAAAGAAAGTCAATTTCACAGAGGGACGCGCAGTGCTTCATACCGCTCTGCGCCAGCCTGAAAGCTTCCGGATGGAGCTTGACGGGCAGCGGGTCGGTTGCGATGTTCGCGAGGTTCTTGCTCAGATGAAGGTGTTCTGCGAGAAGGTGATAGGCGGCGAGTGGAAAGGGTACAGCGGCGAACCCGTCAGAGACATTGTCAACATCGGCATCGGCGGTTCCGATCTCGGGCCGTACATGGTGACCGAGGCGTTGAGGCCCTTCGCTCACGGGGGTGTGAACGTGCATTTCGTCTCGAACGTTGACGGTTCGCACATCATGGAGACCCTGCGCGGACTGAAGGCCGAAACGACCATGTTCATCATCGCCTCGAAAACCTTCACGACGCAGGAAACCCTGACCAACGCGCACACGGCGCGGCGGTGGTTCCTTGAGCGTGCGGTGGACGAATCGTTCGTCGCCAGGCATTTCGCGGCGGTTTCGACCAACGCCGAAAAGGTCGCGGAGTTCGGCATCGACACGGAAAATATGTTCTGCTTCTGGGACTGGGTGGGTGGGCGTTACTCGCTCTGGTCGTCCATCGGCCTGTCGATCGCGCTCTACCTCGGTTTCGACCGTTTCACCGAGCTGCTCGCGGGCGCGCACGCCATGGACGAGCATTTTTGCAGCGCGCCGCTTGAAGAGAACATTCCGGTCGTGCTCGCTTTGCTCGGTGTCTGGTACAACAACTTCTTTGGCGCGTCGTCGCATGCGGTCATTCCCTACGACCAGTACCTGCACCGCCTTCCGGCCTATCTCCAGCAGCTCGACATGGAGAGCAACGGCAAGCGGGTGGATTGCGACGGCAACGCCGTCGACTACGCTACCGGTCCGGTCATCTGGGGCGAACCCGGCACCAATTCGCAGCACGCCTTTTTCCAGCTCCTGCACCAGGGGCCGTCGTTCATTCCCGCCGACTTCATCCTGCCCCTGAAGACGCAGAACCCGGCGGGCAGGCACCACGACATCCTCGCCGCGAACTGTTTCGCGCAGACCGAGGCCCTGATGTGCGGCAAGACGGCTGAAGAGGCCGAAAGCGAACTGCGCGCGGCAGGCATGGAGGGCGAGCGGGTGGCCGCGCTCACGCCGCACAAGGTGTTTCCCGGCAACCGCCCGACGAACACCATCCTTTTTCCTGAGATGGATCCCTTCAATCTCGGCCGCCTGGTGGCGATGTACGAGCACAAGGTGTTCGTTCAGGGCGTGATCTGGCGTATCAACTCGTTCGACCAGTGGGGGGTGGAGCTCGGCAAGCAACTCGCGAAGACCATCCTGCCTGAACTGGGCGCAGGCGGCGACACGGACGCGCACGATGCTTCGACCAACGCCCTTGTCAACCGTTTCCGCCGGCACAGTAATAGCGGTAGCGGTTCCTGA
- a CDS encoding energy-coupling factor ABC transporter ATP-binding protein, giving the protein MNCIDAKKLCFSYPGNIDVFRNLDFSIACGEKAGIVGPNGSGKSTLFLLLTGLLAPSSGRLCLWGKNMNTADDFRQARSRTGYLFQDPEDQLFCPTVEEDIAFALLNRGIPRRQALEKVEEWCDLLKIGHLRKRVPFHLSWGQKKLVALAGVLVTEPELLLLDEPTDGIDSTAAGLITTQLRQFPSTLLLATHDRKLLDSVCRHTFRLTGSHLEQS; this is encoded by the coding sequence ATGAACTGTATCGATGCGAAGAAGCTCTGCTTTTCCTATCCCGGAAACATCGACGTATTCCGGAACCTCGATTTTTCAATCGCCTGCGGCGAAAAGGCCGGTATCGTCGGCCCGAACGGATCGGGAAAAAGCACCCTGTTTCTGCTGCTCACCGGCCTGCTCGCACCCTCTTCGGGCCGGCTGTGCCTCTGGGGAAAAAACATGAACACGGCGGATGATTTCAGACAGGCGCGGAGCAGAACAGGCTATCTCTTCCAGGATCCGGAAGACCAGCTGTTCTGCCCCACCGTCGAGGAAGACATCGCTTTCGCGCTGCTCAACAGGGGAATACCGAGGCGACAGGCGCTTGAGAAGGTCGAAGAATGGTGCGATCTGCTGAAGATAGGGCACCTGAGAAAACGTGTACCTTTCCATCTTTCCTGGGGACAGAAAAAACTGGTAGCCCTGGCGGGGGTGTTGGTGACGGAACCGGAACTGCTGCTTCTCGATGAACCGACGGACGGCATCGACAGTACCGCAGCCGGGCTGATAACGACGCAGCTGCGACAATTTCCCTCAACCCTGCTGCTGGCGACTCACGACAGGAAACTGCTCGACAGTGTCTGTCGGCATACCTTCCGGCTTACCGGCAGTCATCTTGAACAATCCTGA
- the cbiM gene encoding cobalt transporter CbiM — protein sequence MHISEGVLPLATLVTGYAVSGVGIAAGLRSIRDERIVRTAMMSSTFFVASFIHVPVGPANVHLVLNGLVGLLTGRACFPAIGLALFLQALLFQFGGLTTLGINTMNMALPALLCSLIFSSPVARGRIPLLPAGFLCGTLSVFLSALLLSLSLASAGEAFLPAAKLVFVANIPLMLVDGAITAIVLQFIGTVKPEMLDP from the coding sequence ATGCACATTTCCGAAGGAGTCCTTCCGCTCGCGACACTGGTGACGGGGTACGCCGTCAGCGGCGTCGGCATCGCCGCGGGCCTGCGAAGCATCCGCGATGAGCGCATCGTGCGAACCGCGATGATGTCTTCAACCTTCTTCGTGGCCTCGTTCATTCACGTTCCGGTCGGTCCCGCCAATGTCCACCTGGTACTCAACGGCCTCGTCGGCCTGCTGACCGGCCGGGCCTGTTTTCCGGCCATAGGCCTGGCCCTTTTCCTGCAAGCCCTGCTGTTCCAGTTCGGCGGTCTCACAACGCTCGGGATCAACACGATGAACATGGCCCTGCCTGCGCTGCTCTGCTCCCTGATATTTTCCTCGCCGGTAGCGCGCGGAAGAATCCCCCTGCTCCCGGCGGGCTTCCTCTGCGGCACCCTTTCCGTCTTTCTCAGCGCCCTCCTGCTGAGTCTTTCGCTGGCGAGCGCGGGCGAAGCCTTTCTTCCGGCGGCAAAGCTCGTCTTCGTGGCCAACATTCCCCTGATGCTCGTCGACGGCGCGATCACGGCCATCGTGCTGCAATTCATTGGAACGGTCAAACCGGAAATGCTCGACCCATGA
- a CDS encoding ammonium transporter, with amino-acid sequence MRRLSKPLGLLPLGLAAACVIPGPPLSAAESLDAAAVNAYAIDNLFLFIAAVLVLFMQAGFAMVESGLNAAKNTVNVLFKNMMDMGLGVILFFIIGYGLMYPGDAFTGGWFGFGGFGISAESPDPAGGNLHPAVDFLFQVAFAATAATIVSGAVAGRMKFEAYLVYSAVLTAFIYPVSGFWKWGGGWLNELGFHDFAGSLVVHALGGFAGLAAAIVLGPRIGRFNPDGSPNALPGHNLALSTLGVFILLIGWFGFNPGSQLAIAGAANTDIVMIIATNTLLAAAAGAIFAMILAWAMFKKPDLTMAMNGLLGGLVGITANCDSVTYNEALVIGAVAGILVVLGVKTLDMLKIDDPVGAWPVHGLNGIWGGLATGIFGGHPMVSQIIGSIAIPVWGFVTMLVLFLILKAVGILRVSREDEMKGLDISEHEEEAYHGFQIFSNQ; translated from the coding sequence ATGAGACGATTGTCAAAACCACTTGGACTACTCCCGCTCGGTCTGGCGGCGGCGTGCGTTATACCTGGGCCTCCGCTGTCAGCCGCTGAAAGCCTTGACGCTGCCGCGGTCAATGCCTACGCGATTGACAACCTGTTTCTCTTCATCGCCGCCGTGCTCGTCCTGTTCATGCAGGCCGGTTTCGCCATGGTCGAATCCGGCCTGAACGCAGCGAAAAACACGGTCAACGTCCTCTTCAAGAACATGATGGACATGGGCCTCGGCGTCATACTGTTCTTCATCATCGGTTACGGCCTCATGTACCCCGGCGACGCGTTCACCGGCGGCTGGTTCGGGTTCGGCGGTTTCGGCATCAGCGCCGAGTCGCCCGATCCGGCCGGCGGCAATTTGCATCCGGCCGTGGACTTCCTCTTCCAGGTCGCCTTCGCGGCAACCGCCGCTACCATCGTTTCCGGAGCCGTCGCCGGAAGAATGAAATTCGAGGCGTATCTCGTCTACTCTGCGGTTCTTACAGCATTCATCTACCCGGTCAGCGGTTTCTGGAAATGGGGCGGCGGCTGGCTGAACGAACTCGGATTCCATGACTTTGCGGGATCGCTCGTGGTGCACGCACTCGGCGGCTTCGCCGGCCTCGCGGCGGCTATTGTCCTCGGACCACGGATCGGCCGCTTCAACCCAGACGGCTCTCCGAACGCCCTGCCTGGCCACAACCTCGCATTGAGCACCCTCGGCGTCTTCATTCTGCTTATCGGCTGGTTCGGCTTCAACCCCGGCAGCCAGCTCGCCATAGCCGGCGCCGCGAATACTGACATTGTCATGATCATCGCAACCAACACCCTGCTCGCAGCAGCCGCAGGCGCGATTTTCGCCATGATCCTGGCTTGGGCGATGTTCAAGAAACCCGACCTCACGATGGCCATGAACGGCTTGCTCGGCGGTCTTGTCGGCATCACCGCCAACTGCGACTCCGTCACCTATAACGAAGCGCTCGTCATCGGAGCGGTCGCTGGCATTCTCGTCGTTCTCGGCGTGAAGACGCTCGACATGCTCAAAATCGACGACCCTGTCGGAGCATGGCCGGTACACGGTCTCAACGGCATCTGGGGCGGTCTGGCCACCGGAATCTTCGGCGGTCACCCGATGGTCTCGCAGATCATCGGCTCCATCGCGATTCCGGTCTGGGGTTTCGTCACCATGCTCGTGCTTTTCCTGATTCTCAAGGCGGTCGGCATCCTCAGGGTGTCGAGAGAGGATGAAATGAAGGGGCTCGACATCTCCGAGCACGAGGAAGAAGCGTACCACGGATTCCAGATCTTTTCAAACCAGTAA
- the nikR gene encoding nickel-responsive transcriptional regulator NikR: MKRFGVSLEEDLLDKLDGLVERRRFPNRSQAIRFLVRRYITEDDWARNQPVSACLALVYDHHKSGLQKKLTALQHDYHSLVLCSQHVHLDHDNCIETITLKGRAGEIRSLADRLIAVKGIVHGELVMSALK, translated from the coding sequence ATGAAACGATTCGGGGTTTCACTCGAAGAAGATTTGCTCGACAAGCTCGACGGGCTTGTCGAACGCCGTCGCTTCCCCAACCGATCCCAGGCCATACGCTTTCTCGTGCGCCGCTATATCACCGAAGACGACTGGGCGCGGAACCAGCCAGTCAGCGCCTGCCTCGCCCTTGTCTACGACCACCACAAATCAGGTCTCCAGAAAAAGCTGACCGCCCTGCAACACGACTATCACAGCCTGGTGCTGTGCAGCCAGCACGTCCATCTCGATCATGACAACTGCATCGAGACCATAACCCTCAAGGGCAGAGCCGGGGAGATACGCTCTCTCGCCGACCGCCTTATCGCCGTGAAGGGCATCGTTCACGGCGAACTTGTCATGAGCGCGCTGAAATAG
- a CDS encoding FAD:protein FMN transferase → MMRPRRFPLPSVFILFLTLLACSGGGDDLRIYEQEKVMMGTIMKVKAVAPGGAEDRTRAAFEAAFREISELESELSEWQPASPVSAVNREAGVKSVQVPDAVVTVTQKARKIAETTNGAFDVTFKPIGRLWNVENRAVPPPPDSIRSALSLVDYRAIALDTAKQTLYLKKTGMEIGFGGIAKGYAAWRAGEVLQRHGIRDFIINAGGDLYLSGKKGEWFWRSGIQNPDDVKGRPVFSFDVVSSCGIATSGNYENFFIHEGVRYHHIIDLSTGYPARGVKSVTVFSGDPAKADAYATAFFIMGNKKALQIVAEDPSLAFILIDSKNRIFRSPNLDSFIRER, encoded by the coding sequence ATGATGCGCCCACGCCGTTTCCCGCTCCCGTCCGTATTCATCCTGTTCCTAACCCTCCTCGCCTGCTCTGGCGGAGGGGACGACCTGCGGATATACGAGCAGGAGAAGGTTATGATGGGAACGATCATGAAGGTCAAGGCGGTTGCGCCGGGTGGCGCGGAGGACCGTACGCGGGCTGCGTTCGAGGCGGCGTTCCGGGAGATTTCGGAGCTGGAGTCGGAACTGAGCGAGTGGCAGCCGGCGAGTCCGGTTTCGGCGGTGAACCGCGAGGCGGGCGTGAAGAGCGTGCAGGTTCCGGACGCGGTCGTGACAGTGACACAGAAGGCGCGGAAAATCGCGGAGACGACCAACGGGGCGTTCGACGTCACGTTCAAGCCGATCGGCAGGCTCTGGAACGTTGAGAACCGGGCGGTCCCTCCCCCGCCGGACAGCATCCGCTCAGCACTCTCGCTCGTCGATTACCGCGCCATAGCGCTCGACACCGCGAAGCAAACACTCTACCTGAAGAAAACGGGCATGGAGATCGGTTTCGGGGGCATCGCCAAGGGCTACGCCGCGTGGAGGGCGGGCGAAGTGCTGCAACGACACGGAATCAGGGATTTCATCATCAACGCGGGCGGGGACCTCTACCTCTCCGGGAAAAAAGGCGAATGGTTCTGGCGTTCCGGCATCCAGAACCCGGATGACGTGAAGGGCAGGCCGGTCTTCTCCTTCGACGTCGTCTCGTCCTGCGGCATCGCCACGAGCGGGAACTACGAGAACTTCTTCATCCACGAAGGGGTCCGCTACCACCACATCATCGACCTCTCGACCGGCTATCCGGCGAGAGGCGTGAAGAGCGTCACCGTCTTTTCCGGAGACCCCGCCAAGGCGGACGCCTACGCCACGGCATTCTTCATCATGGGAAACAAAAAGGCCCTGCAGATCGTCGCCGAGGACCCCTCGCTGGCGTTCATCCTGATCGATTCGAAAAACCGCATATTCCGCAGCCCGAATCTCGACAGCTTCATCCGGGAACGGTAA
- the cbiQ gene encoding cobalt ECF transporter T component CbiQ, giving the protein MQLETFSRGKSILHALDPRVKLLVYLPFVFLTALTDEIGIAAAMLLTGLLLAGMGRLYGGKLLERLAVVNVFMALLWLTLPFSVEGETIWRASVLRITREGLLLSLLITVKTNAIALFTISLPGTSTIIALTHAMLHLGMPEKPVTLFYFFYRYIGVVNEESEKMSRMLRARGFRTQTGIHTIRVSAYFIGMLFIRSYERSERVYNALVMRGFTGWFPMLEHFSLHPRDVAFTALMGVVLITTLLL; this is encoded by the coding sequence ATGCAGCTTGAAACGTTTTCCAGGGGAAAAAGCATCCTGCACGCTCTCGATCCCAGGGTGAAACTGCTCGTTTATCTTCCGTTTGTCTTCCTGACCGCGCTGACAGACGAAATAGGGATCGCGGCGGCGATGCTTCTCACGGGCCTCTTGCTCGCGGGCATGGGAAGGCTCTACGGCGGAAAACTGCTCGAAAGGCTTGCCGTTGTCAACGTGTTCATGGCGCTGCTGTGGCTGACTCTCCCTTTTTCCGTGGAGGGCGAAACAATCTGGCGGGCGTCCGTTCTCCGGATCACCAGGGAAGGACTGCTCCTTTCGCTGCTCATCACCGTGAAGACGAACGCGATAGCGCTTTTCACGATATCGCTTCCGGGAACGAGCACCATTATCGCGCTCACCCATGCGATGCTGCACCTGGGAATGCCGGAAAAACCGGTGACGCTGTTCTATTTCTTCTACCGTTACATCGGCGTCGTGAACGAGGAATCCGAAAAAATGAGCCGCATGCTCCGGGCACGGGGGTTCAGGACGCAAACAGGCATCCATACGATCAGGGTCTCGGCCTATTTCATCGGCATGCTTTTCATAAGAAGCTACGAGCGCTCGGAACGGGTCTACAACGCGCTGGTCATGCGCGGCTTCACCGGATGGTTTCCGATGCTGGAACATTTTTCACTGCATCCCCGTGACGTTGCTTTCACGGCGCTCATGGGGGTGGTGCTGATCACGACACTCCTGCTATGA
- a CDS encoding ATP-binding protein, which translates to MSAYELVLASSCDECSRLEDYLGVMAEREGFGRMFLAELQLVAKEAFVNAVRHGNRGRKMAVVTLRFEMRGENGARELLMEISDSGSGFALHALGDPTHKSRVHRPTGRGIFFMRSFADIIGQECGPAGCTLRLLMRPF; encoded by the coding sequence ATGAGTGCGTACGAACTAGTTCTTGCCAGTTCCTGTGACGAATGTTCGAGGCTGGAGGATTATCTTGGCGTCATGGCTGAGAGGGAGGGTTTTGGCCGGATGTTTCTTGCCGAGTTGCAGCTCGTGGCAAAGGAGGCGTTCGTCAATGCGGTGCGCCACGGTAACCGGGGCAGGAAAATGGCGGTTGTGACGCTGCGGTTTGAGATGCGTGGAGAAAACGGAGCGCGGGAACTGCTCATGGAAATTTCGGACTCGGGGAGCGGTTTCGCCCTGCACGCTCTCGGCGATCCTACGCACAAGTCCCGTGTACATCGGCCTACCGGAAGGGGGATTTTTTTTATGCGTTCCTTCGCGGACATCATCGGCCAGGAATGCGGGCCGGCCGGCTGCACGCTCAGGCTTCTCATGAGGCCGTTCTGA
- a CDS encoding P-II family nitrogen regulator: MKYIIAMIQPHKLPDVKAALADAGIYKMTVTNVLGCGAQGGYTEVYRGVPSEINLLKKIKIEIGVNDEFEKKTVDAIVKGAKTGEIGDGKIFVFDLPKCIRIRTEETGTDAIG, translated from the coding sequence ATGAAATACATCATAGCAATGATCCAGCCTCACAAGCTGCCCGATGTCAAGGCCGCTCTTGCGGATGCAGGAATCTACAAAATGACGGTAACCAATGTTCTGGGCTGCGGCGCCCAGGGCGGCTACACCGAGGTTTACCGGGGCGTGCCGAGCGAAATAAATCTTCTGAAAAAGATCAAGATCGAGATCGGCGTCAACGACGAGTTCGAGAAGAAAACCGTGGACGCCATCGTCAAGGGCGCGAAAACAGGAGAAATCGGGGACGGGAAAATCTTCGTCTTCGATCTGCCGAAATGCATCAGGATCCGCACCGAGGAAACCGGCACCGATGCCATCGGCTGA
- a CDS encoding DUF4198 domain-containing protein produces the protein MKQKPAIVSLALSFLVLLAPLRGHAHFGMMIPANDIVGEQTREPLKVNLMFAHPFEGQSMKMEKPAVAGVLFNGEKTLFTEKLRPLDLTMYSDKKPSRAWRAYHPVERPGDYVFFMEPKPYWEPAEDSYIVHYTKVIVNAFGKEGGWDEEVGMKTEIIPLSRPYGIYAGNVFQGIVKVDGKPAPFTEVEIEYFNRGGKSTAPSGPFVTQVVKADANGVFTYAIPKAGWWGFAALSTDSRTLPHEGKPKPVEIGAVLWIKAADFR, from the coding sequence ATGAAACAAAAACCGGCGATCGTCTCTCTCGCACTCTCTTTTTTGGTGCTTCTCGCGCCGCTCCGGGGCCACGCTCATTTCGGCATGATGATACCGGCGAACGACATCGTCGGGGAACAGACGCGTGAACCCCTGAAAGTGAACCTCATGTTCGCCCACCCGTTCGAGGGACAATCCATGAAGATGGAAAAACCCGCTGTTGCCGGGGTGCTCTTCAACGGCGAAAAGACCCTCTTTACCGAAAAGCTCAGGCCTCTGGATCTCACGATGTACTCGGATAAAAAACCTTCGAGGGCGTGGAGGGCATACCACCCCGTCGAACGTCCGGGCGACTACGTCTTTTTCATGGAACCAAAACCGTACTGGGAACCGGCCGAGGACAGTTACATCGTTCATTACACGAAAGTAATCGTGAACGCCTTCGGAAAAGAGGGCGGCTGGGACGAGGAAGTGGGAATGAAGACCGAGATCATCCCGCTCTCGCGCCCCTACGGGATATATGCAGGGAATGTCTTCCAGGGAATTGTCAAGGTCGACGGGAAACCCGCGCCGTTCACCGAGGTTGAAATCGAATATTTCAATCGCGGCGGAAAATCAACCGCACCTTCGGGACCGTTCGTGACGCAGGTCGTCAAAGCCGATGCGAACGGCGTCTTCACCTACGCCATACCGAAAGCCGGCTGGTGGGGATTCGCCGCACTGTCGACCGACAGCAGGACCCTGCCGCACGAAGGCAAGCCGAAGCCGGTCGAAATCGGCGCCGTACTCTGGATCAAAGCCGCTGATTTCAGGTAG